One window of Methanothermobacter tenebrarum genomic DNA carries:
- a CDS encoding putative RNA uridine N3 methyltransferase — translation MYKRMLSIFIPDTLTEETSDPKIKTYKVGIIGRAAAIFRVDEIIIYRDEGGGEAKFIRDILAYMDTPQYLRRKVFPLSPNLRHVGVLPPLRTPHHPIGKPHVGEYRQGLTLKRTRKGTIVDIGADRPALSREKLTVNKILTFKIIKYGKNIIVEPEEPEDVYWGYKVKDSGKGLEETLRSARKDVVIATSKYGAPLTSILDEVKFRLEKAHDVAILFGGPYKGLPETIKADFKLNTIPDHGTETVRTEEAVLATLSIFNIIWK, via the coding sequence ATGTATAAAAGGATGCTATCCATATTCATCCCAGATACTTTAACAGAGGAGACAAGTGATCCTAAAATAAAAACCTATAAGGTAGGTATAATAGGCCGGGCAGCGGCCATATTCAGGGTCGATGAGATCATAATTTATAGGGATGAAGGTGGGGGAGAGGCAAAGTTTATTAGGGATATCCTAGCTTATATGGATACACCCCAATACCTTCGAAGGAAAGTTTTCCCTTTATCGCCTAACCTGAGGCATGTGGGTGTGCTCCCCCCACTTCGCACCCCACATCATCCAATAGGCAAACCACATGTTGGCGAATATAGACAAGGATTAACCCTCAAGAGAACCAGGAAGGGGACTATAGTCGATATAGGGGCGGACAGGCCAGCCTTATCCAGGGAAAAGCTCACAGTGAACAAGATACTAACCTTCAAGATAATAAAATATGGTAAGAATATAATAGTAGAACCAGAGGAACCAGAAGATGTGTACTGGGGATACAAGGTAAAGGATTCGGGTAAAGGCCTCGAGGAGACGCTAAGATCCGCGAGGAAGGATGTTGTCATAGCAACATCCAAGTATGGCGCGCCCCTTACTTCTATTCTAGATGAAGTAAAATTCAGACTAGAAAAAGCCCATGACGTGGCTATTTTATTCGGAGGTCCTTACAAGGGGTTACCAGAGACGATCAAAGCAGACTTCAAATTGAATACGATACCGGATCATGGAACCGAGACAGTAAGGACCGAGGAAGCTGTACTAGCAACCTTATCAATATTTAACATAATATGGAAATAG